In Epinephelus moara isolate mb chromosome 9, YSFRI_EMoa_1.0, whole genome shotgun sequence, a genomic segment contains:
- the LOC126396008 gene encoding metal transporter CNNM4 isoform X1 yields the protein MATEWSGQQGYILTVIIFLWSAVGGRTETAASGVSSGSQVLGMRLERSDKPAGTNDDGVIQVTEESAVQLRFYGVQLHSGAWTQIRFTELADGGGGGGDEAEDEEEAVAAARGGSGMMVMEPPDRTCVDFTKDISVETFMNVSSRGTSGLLTVHIKPLRKSEPRKEYALCTRSADGSRWVLLGDSDGRVLVVEEKKSLLPMWLQVILISCLLVLSGMFSGLNLGLMALDPMELRIVQSCGTDKEKKDARKIEPIRSKGNYLLCSLLLGNVLVNTTLTILLDDLTGSGLGAVVASTIGIVIFGEIVPQALCSRHGLAVGANTIVLTKFFMFLTFPVSFPVSKLLDVLLGQEIGTVYNREKLVEMLKVTEPYNDLVKEELNMIQGALELRTKTVEDVMTPIAHCFMIQADAVLDFNTMSEIMESGYTRIPVYDDERSNIVDILYVKDLAFVDPDDCTTLKTITKFYNHPVHFVFHDTKLDAMLEEFKKGKSHLAIVQKVNNEGEGDPFYEVLGLVTLEDVIEEIIKSEILDESDLYTDNRNRKKVDSNKNKPDFSAFKQDADSHVKISPQLMLAAHRFLATEVSVFSPFQITEKVLLRVLRHPDVIQELKFNENDKRSPQHFLYQKGKPVDYFVLILQGRVEVEAGNENMKFETGPFSYYGVMALSSPSLAVTPPLSPSVASPPPRRLSLKRFSLFSRFPEFRSPSHGGNLNRSASLSCTERAPESGSVSGSINQIPGTPFQYVPDFCVRALTDLQFVKITRSQYQNGVLASRLDSTPQSPEGSHTRLDTSASLPPVTPPGTRFPLPLATPPAKRPPSNTQLPPPSSRGALPQTTTSSSGRRPSQCLPQGTPPPSNHTPLSQTPPSSLSSAPCTFNLHPTLPSSKLQQSPPSAGSENGPGETTTLLSEQQNCVGPRRPSNSQAHPHPQVHTITHAHTESTI from the exons atggcgacagAATGGAGCGGGCAGCAGGGTTACATTCTCACTGTCATCATATTCCTGTGGAGCGCGGTCGGCGGCCGCACGGAGACCGCGGCGTCCGGCGTCAGCAGCGGCAGCCAGGTGCTCGGCATGCGGCTGGAGAGGAGCGACAAGCCGGCCGGCACCAATGACGACGGTGTCATCCAGGTGACTGAGGAGAGCGCCGTGCAGCTCCGGTTTTACGGGGTGCAGCTCCACTCGGGCGCCTGGACGCAGATCCGCTTCACGGAGCTGGCGgacggcggcggcggcggcggggACGAAgcggaggatgaggaggaggcggTGGCGGCGGCGAGGGGCGGCAGCGGCATGATGGTGATGGAGCCGCCGGACAGGACTTGTGTTGATTTCACGAAGGACATCAGCGTCGAGACCTTCATGAACGTGAGCAGTCGGGGCACGTCGGGGCTGCTCACCGTGCACATTAAGCCGCTCCGCAAGAGCGAGCCGCGGAAGGAGTACGCCCTGTGCACGCGGAGCGCGGACGGGAGCAGGTGGGTGCTGCTGGGGGACAGTGATGGCAGGGtgctggtggtggaggagaagaAGTCGCTGCTGCCCATGTGGCTGCAGGTGATCCTCATCTCGTGCCTGCTCGTGCTCTCCGGGATGTTCAGCGGGCTCAACCTGGGGCTCATGGCGCTCGACCCCATGGAGCTGCGCATCGTGCAGAGCTGCGGCACCGACAAGGAGAAGAAGGACGCGCGGAAGATCGAGCCCATCCGCAGCAAAGGCAACTACCTGCTGTGCTCTCTGCTGCTCGGGAACGTCCTGGTCAACACCACCCTCACCATCCTCCTGGACGACCTGACCGGCTCCGGGCTGGGCGCGGTGGTGGCCTCCACCATCGGCATCGTCATCTTCGGGGAGATCGTCCCGCAGGCGCTGTGCTCGCGCCACGGGCTGGCCGTGGGCGCCAACACCATCGTGCTCACCAAGTTCTTCATGTTCCTCACCTTCCCGGTGTCCTTCCCCGTCAGCAAGCTGCTGGACGTCCTGCTGGGCCAGGAGATCGGCACCGTGTACAACCGGGAGAAGCTGGTGGAGATGCTCAAGGTGACGGAGCCCTACAACGACCTGGTGAAGGAGGAGCTCAACATGATCCAGGGCGCGCTCGAGCTCAGGACCAAGACAGTGGAGGACGTCATGACCCCCATCGCGCACTGCTTCATGATCCAGGCGGACGCCGTGCTGGACTTCAACACCATGTCTGAGATCATGGAGAGCGGCTACACGCGCATCCCCGTGTACGACGACGAGAGGTCCAACATCGTGGACATCCTGTACGTCAAGGACCTGGCCTTCGTGGACCCGGACGACTGCACCACCCTGAAGACCATCACCAAGTTCTACAACCACCCGGTGCACTTTGTGTTCCACGACACCAAGCTGGACGCCATGTTGGAGGAGTTCAAGAAAG GTAAATCCCACCTGGCCATCGTCCAGAAAGTGAACAACGAAGGGGAGGGAGATCCGTTCTACGAGGTGCTGGGATTGGTCACGCTGGAGGACGTCATCGAGGAGATCATCAAGTCGGAGATCCTGGATGAGTCTGACCTTTACA CAgacaacagaaacaggaaaaaggtGGACTCCAATAAAAACAAGCCCGACTTCTCGGCCTTCAAACAAGATGCCGACAGTCACGTGAAGATCTCTCCTCAGCTCATGCTGGCAGCTCATCGTTTCCTGGCTACAG AGGTGTCGGTGTTCAGCCCGTTCCAGATCACAGAGAAAGTCTTACTGAGGGTCCTCAGACATCCGGACGTCATCCAGGAGCTCAAGTTCAACGAGAACGACAAACGCTCACCGCAGCACTTCCTTTACCAGAAAGGCAAACCTGTCGACTACTTCGTCCTCATtctgcag ggcCGAGTGGAGGTGGAAGCAGGAAACGAAAACATGAAGTTTGAAACCGGCCCCTTCTCGTACTACGGAGTGATGGCTCTGAGCTCGCCATCTCTGG ccgtcacccctcctctctccccatCAGTGGCGTCCCCCCCTCCACGACGCCTCTCTCTTAAGAGGTTTTCTCTGTTCTCTCGTTTCCCAG AGTTTCGTTCTCCGTCACACGGGGGCAACCTAAACCGCTCAGCGTCTCTGAGTTGCACTGAGCGCGCTCCAGAGAGTGGCTCCGTCAGCGGGAGCATTAATCAGATCCCAGGAACCCCCTTCCAGTACGTACCAGACTTCTGCGTACGAGCTCTCACAGACCTGCAGTTTGTCAAG ATAACTCGTTCTCAGTACCAAAACGGCGTCCTGGCGTCCAGGCTGGACAGCACGCCACAGTCTCCAGAGGGCAGTCACACTCGCCTGGACACATCTGCCTCTTTGCCTCCTGTGACGCCACCAGGGACCCGCTTCCCACTGCCGCTGGCCACACCTCCTGCAAAGCGCCCGCCCTCCAACACTCAGCTGCCGCCACCGAGCAGCCGTGGAGCTCTGCCCCaaaccaccacctcctcctccggCCGCAGACCGAGCCAGTGTCTGCCTCAAGGAACCCCGCCTCCGAGCAACCACACCCCCCTCTCCCAAACCCCTCCGTCCTCCCTGAGCTCAGCGCCGTGCACCTTTAACCTCCACCCGACTCTGCCCTCCTCCAAGCTCCAGCAGTCGCCGCCCTCTGCTGGCTCGGAGAACGGGCCGGGAGAGACCACCACTCTGCTCAGTGAGCAGCAGAACTGTGTGGGCCCCCGCAGGCCCAGCAACAGCCAGGCACACCCCCACCCACAGGTCCACACCATcactcacgcacacactgaAAGCACCATCTAA
- the LOC126396008 gene encoding metal transporter CNNM4 isoform X2 has protein sequence MATEWSGQQGYILTVIIFLWSAVGGRTETAASGVSSGSQVLGMRLERSDKPAGTNDDGVIQVTEESAVQLRFYGVQLHSGAWTQIRFTELADGGGGGGDEAEDEEEAVAAARGGSGMMVMEPPDRTCVDFTKDISVETFMNVSSRGTSGLLTVHIKPLRKSEPRKEYALCTRSADGSRWVLLGDSDGRVLVVEEKKSLLPMWLQVILISCLLVLSGMFSGLNLGLMALDPMELRIVQSCGTDKEKKDARKIEPIRSKGNYLLCSLLLGNVLVNTTLTILLDDLTGSGLGAVVASTIGIVIFGEIVPQALCSRHGLAVGANTIVLTKFFMFLTFPVSFPVSKLLDVLLGQEIGTVYNREKLVEMLKVTEPYNDLVKEELNMIQGALELRTKTVEDVMTPIAHCFMIQADAVLDFNTMSEIMESGYTRIPVYDDERSNIVDILYVKDLAFVDPDDCTTLKTITKFYNHPVHFVFHDTKLDAMLEEFKKGKSHLAIVQKVNNEGEGDPFYEVLGLVTLEDVIEEIIKSEILDESDLYNNRNRKKVDSNKNKPDFSAFKQDADSHVKISPQLMLAAHRFLATEVSVFSPFQITEKVLLRVLRHPDVIQELKFNENDKRSPQHFLYQKGKPVDYFVLILQGRVEVEAGNENMKFETGPFSYYGVMALSSPSLAVTPPLSPSVASPPPRRLSLKRFSLFSRFPEFRSPSHGGNLNRSASLSCTERAPESGSVSGSINQIPGTPFQYVPDFCVRALTDLQFVKITRSQYQNGVLASRLDSTPQSPEGSHTRLDTSASLPPVTPPGTRFPLPLATPPAKRPPSNTQLPPPSSRGALPQTTTSSSGRRPSQCLPQGTPPPSNHTPLSQTPPSSLSSAPCTFNLHPTLPSSKLQQSPPSAGSENGPGETTTLLSEQQNCVGPRRPSNSQAHPHPQVHTITHAHTESTI, from the exons atggcgacagAATGGAGCGGGCAGCAGGGTTACATTCTCACTGTCATCATATTCCTGTGGAGCGCGGTCGGCGGCCGCACGGAGACCGCGGCGTCCGGCGTCAGCAGCGGCAGCCAGGTGCTCGGCATGCGGCTGGAGAGGAGCGACAAGCCGGCCGGCACCAATGACGACGGTGTCATCCAGGTGACTGAGGAGAGCGCCGTGCAGCTCCGGTTTTACGGGGTGCAGCTCCACTCGGGCGCCTGGACGCAGATCCGCTTCACGGAGCTGGCGgacggcggcggcggcggcggggACGAAgcggaggatgaggaggaggcggTGGCGGCGGCGAGGGGCGGCAGCGGCATGATGGTGATGGAGCCGCCGGACAGGACTTGTGTTGATTTCACGAAGGACATCAGCGTCGAGACCTTCATGAACGTGAGCAGTCGGGGCACGTCGGGGCTGCTCACCGTGCACATTAAGCCGCTCCGCAAGAGCGAGCCGCGGAAGGAGTACGCCCTGTGCACGCGGAGCGCGGACGGGAGCAGGTGGGTGCTGCTGGGGGACAGTGATGGCAGGGtgctggtggtggaggagaagaAGTCGCTGCTGCCCATGTGGCTGCAGGTGATCCTCATCTCGTGCCTGCTCGTGCTCTCCGGGATGTTCAGCGGGCTCAACCTGGGGCTCATGGCGCTCGACCCCATGGAGCTGCGCATCGTGCAGAGCTGCGGCACCGACAAGGAGAAGAAGGACGCGCGGAAGATCGAGCCCATCCGCAGCAAAGGCAACTACCTGCTGTGCTCTCTGCTGCTCGGGAACGTCCTGGTCAACACCACCCTCACCATCCTCCTGGACGACCTGACCGGCTCCGGGCTGGGCGCGGTGGTGGCCTCCACCATCGGCATCGTCATCTTCGGGGAGATCGTCCCGCAGGCGCTGTGCTCGCGCCACGGGCTGGCCGTGGGCGCCAACACCATCGTGCTCACCAAGTTCTTCATGTTCCTCACCTTCCCGGTGTCCTTCCCCGTCAGCAAGCTGCTGGACGTCCTGCTGGGCCAGGAGATCGGCACCGTGTACAACCGGGAGAAGCTGGTGGAGATGCTCAAGGTGACGGAGCCCTACAACGACCTGGTGAAGGAGGAGCTCAACATGATCCAGGGCGCGCTCGAGCTCAGGACCAAGACAGTGGAGGACGTCATGACCCCCATCGCGCACTGCTTCATGATCCAGGCGGACGCCGTGCTGGACTTCAACACCATGTCTGAGATCATGGAGAGCGGCTACACGCGCATCCCCGTGTACGACGACGAGAGGTCCAACATCGTGGACATCCTGTACGTCAAGGACCTGGCCTTCGTGGACCCGGACGACTGCACCACCCTGAAGACCATCACCAAGTTCTACAACCACCCGGTGCACTTTGTGTTCCACGACACCAAGCTGGACGCCATGTTGGAGGAGTTCAAGAAAG GTAAATCCCACCTGGCCATCGTCCAGAAAGTGAACAACGAAGGGGAGGGAGATCCGTTCTACGAGGTGCTGGGATTGGTCACGCTGGAGGACGTCATCGAGGAGATCATCAAGTCGGAGATCCTGGATGAGTCTGACCTTTACA acaacagaaacaggaaaaaggtGGACTCCAATAAAAACAAGCCCGACTTCTCGGCCTTCAAACAAGATGCCGACAGTCACGTGAAGATCTCTCCTCAGCTCATGCTGGCAGCTCATCGTTTCCTGGCTACAG AGGTGTCGGTGTTCAGCCCGTTCCAGATCACAGAGAAAGTCTTACTGAGGGTCCTCAGACATCCGGACGTCATCCAGGAGCTCAAGTTCAACGAGAACGACAAACGCTCACCGCAGCACTTCCTTTACCAGAAAGGCAAACCTGTCGACTACTTCGTCCTCATtctgcag ggcCGAGTGGAGGTGGAAGCAGGAAACGAAAACATGAAGTTTGAAACCGGCCCCTTCTCGTACTACGGAGTGATGGCTCTGAGCTCGCCATCTCTGG ccgtcacccctcctctctccccatCAGTGGCGTCCCCCCCTCCACGACGCCTCTCTCTTAAGAGGTTTTCTCTGTTCTCTCGTTTCCCAG AGTTTCGTTCTCCGTCACACGGGGGCAACCTAAACCGCTCAGCGTCTCTGAGTTGCACTGAGCGCGCTCCAGAGAGTGGCTCCGTCAGCGGGAGCATTAATCAGATCCCAGGAACCCCCTTCCAGTACGTACCAGACTTCTGCGTACGAGCTCTCACAGACCTGCAGTTTGTCAAG ATAACTCGTTCTCAGTACCAAAACGGCGTCCTGGCGTCCAGGCTGGACAGCACGCCACAGTCTCCAGAGGGCAGTCACACTCGCCTGGACACATCTGCCTCTTTGCCTCCTGTGACGCCACCAGGGACCCGCTTCCCACTGCCGCTGGCCACACCTCCTGCAAAGCGCCCGCCCTCCAACACTCAGCTGCCGCCACCGAGCAGCCGTGGAGCTCTGCCCCaaaccaccacctcctcctccggCCGCAGACCGAGCCAGTGTCTGCCTCAAGGAACCCCGCCTCCGAGCAACCACACCCCCCTCTCCCAAACCCCTCCGTCCTCCCTGAGCTCAGCGCCGTGCACCTTTAACCTCCACCCGACTCTGCCCTCCTCCAAGCTCCAGCAGTCGCCGCCCTCTGCTGGCTCGGAGAACGGGCCGGGAGAGACCACCACTCTGCTCAGTGAGCAGCAGAACTGTGTGGGCCCCCGCAGGCCCAGCAACAGCCAGGCACACCCCCACCCACAGGTCCACACCATcactcacgcacacactgaAAGCACCATCTAA
- the LOC126396008 gene encoding metal transporter CNNM4 isoform X3: MATEWSGQQGYILTVIIFLWSAVGGRTETAASGVSSGSQVLGMRLERSDKPAGTNDDGVIQVTEESAVQLRFYGVQLHSGAWTQIRFTELADGGGGGGDEAEDEEEAVAAARGGSGMMVMEPPDRTCVDFTKDISVETFMNVSSRGTSGLLTVHIKPLRKSEPRKEYALCTRSADGSRWVLLGDSDGRVLVVEEKKSLLPMWLQVILISCLLVLSGMFSGLNLGLMALDPMELRIVQSCGTDKEKKDARKIEPIRSKGNYLLCSLLLGNVLVNTTLTILLDDLTGSGLGAVVASTIGIVIFGEIVPQALCSRHGLAVGANTIVLTKFFMFLTFPVSFPVSKLLDVLLGQEIGTVYNREKLVEMLKVTEPYNDLVKEELNMIQGALELRTKTVEDVMTPIAHCFMIQADAVLDFNTMSEIMESGYTRIPVYDDERSNIVDILYVKDLAFVDPDDCTTLKTITKFYNHPVHFVFHDTKLDAMLEEFKKGKSHLAIVQKVNNEGEGDPFYEVLGLVTLEDVIEEIIKSEILDESDLYTDNRNRKKVDSNKNKPDFSAFKQDADSHVKISPQLMLAAHRFLATEVSVFSPFQITEKVLLRVLRHPDVIQELKFNENDKRSPQHFLYQKGKPVDYFVLILQGRVEVEAGNENMKFETGPFSYYGVMALSSPSLEFRSPSHGGNLNRSASLSCTERAPESGSVSGSINQIPGTPFQYVPDFCVRALTDLQFVKITRSQYQNGVLASRLDSTPQSPEGSHTRLDTSASLPPVTPPGTRFPLPLATPPAKRPPSNTQLPPPSSRGALPQTTTSSSGRRPSQCLPQGTPPPSNHTPLSQTPPSSLSSAPCTFNLHPTLPSSKLQQSPPSAGSENGPGETTTLLSEQQNCVGPRRPSNSQAHPHPQVHTITHAHTESTI, encoded by the exons atggcgacagAATGGAGCGGGCAGCAGGGTTACATTCTCACTGTCATCATATTCCTGTGGAGCGCGGTCGGCGGCCGCACGGAGACCGCGGCGTCCGGCGTCAGCAGCGGCAGCCAGGTGCTCGGCATGCGGCTGGAGAGGAGCGACAAGCCGGCCGGCACCAATGACGACGGTGTCATCCAGGTGACTGAGGAGAGCGCCGTGCAGCTCCGGTTTTACGGGGTGCAGCTCCACTCGGGCGCCTGGACGCAGATCCGCTTCACGGAGCTGGCGgacggcggcggcggcggcggggACGAAgcggaggatgaggaggaggcggTGGCGGCGGCGAGGGGCGGCAGCGGCATGATGGTGATGGAGCCGCCGGACAGGACTTGTGTTGATTTCACGAAGGACATCAGCGTCGAGACCTTCATGAACGTGAGCAGTCGGGGCACGTCGGGGCTGCTCACCGTGCACATTAAGCCGCTCCGCAAGAGCGAGCCGCGGAAGGAGTACGCCCTGTGCACGCGGAGCGCGGACGGGAGCAGGTGGGTGCTGCTGGGGGACAGTGATGGCAGGGtgctggtggtggaggagaagaAGTCGCTGCTGCCCATGTGGCTGCAGGTGATCCTCATCTCGTGCCTGCTCGTGCTCTCCGGGATGTTCAGCGGGCTCAACCTGGGGCTCATGGCGCTCGACCCCATGGAGCTGCGCATCGTGCAGAGCTGCGGCACCGACAAGGAGAAGAAGGACGCGCGGAAGATCGAGCCCATCCGCAGCAAAGGCAACTACCTGCTGTGCTCTCTGCTGCTCGGGAACGTCCTGGTCAACACCACCCTCACCATCCTCCTGGACGACCTGACCGGCTCCGGGCTGGGCGCGGTGGTGGCCTCCACCATCGGCATCGTCATCTTCGGGGAGATCGTCCCGCAGGCGCTGTGCTCGCGCCACGGGCTGGCCGTGGGCGCCAACACCATCGTGCTCACCAAGTTCTTCATGTTCCTCACCTTCCCGGTGTCCTTCCCCGTCAGCAAGCTGCTGGACGTCCTGCTGGGCCAGGAGATCGGCACCGTGTACAACCGGGAGAAGCTGGTGGAGATGCTCAAGGTGACGGAGCCCTACAACGACCTGGTGAAGGAGGAGCTCAACATGATCCAGGGCGCGCTCGAGCTCAGGACCAAGACAGTGGAGGACGTCATGACCCCCATCGCGCACTGCTTCATGATCCAGGCGGACGCCGTGCTGGACTTCAACACCATGTCTGAGATCATGGAGAGCGGCTACACGCGCATCCCCGTGTACGACGACGAGAGGTCCAACATCGTGGACATCCTGTACGTCAAGGACCTGGCCTTCGTGGACCCGGACGACTGCACCACCCTGAAGACCATCACCAAGTTCTACAACCACCCGGTGCACTTTGTGTTCCACGACACCAAGCTGGACGCCATGTTGGAGGAGTTCAAGAAAG GTAAATCCCACCTGGCCATCGTCCAGAAAGTGAACAACGAAGGGGAGGGAGATCCGTTCTACGAGGTGCTGGGATTGGTCACGCTGGAGGACGTCATCGAGGAGATCATCAAGTCGGAGATCCTGGATGAGTCTGACCTTTACA CAgacaacagaaacaggaaaaaggtGGACTCCAATAAAAACAAGCCCGACTTCTCGGCCTTCAAACAAGATGCCGACAGTCACGTGAAGATCTCTCCTCAGCTCATGCTGGCAGCTCATCGTTTCCTGGCTACAG AGGTGTCGGTGTTCAGCCCGTTCCAGATCACAGAGAAAGTCTTACTGAGGGTCCTCAGACATCCGGACGTCATCCAGGAGCTCAAGTTCAACGAGAACGACAAACGCTCACCGCAGCACTTCCTTTACCAGAAAGGCAAACCTGTCGACTACTTCGTCCTCATtctgcag ggcCGAGTGGAGGTGGAAGCAGGAAACGAAAACATGAAGTTTGAAACCGGCCCCTTCTCGTACTACGGAGTGATGGCTCTGAGCTCGCCATCTCTGG AGTTTCGTTCTCCGTCACACGGGGGCAACCTAAACCGCTCAGCGTCTCTGAGTTGCACTGAGCGCGCTCCAGAGAGTGGCTCCGTCAGCGGGAGCATTAATCAGATCCCAGGAACCCCCTTCCAGTACGTACCAGACTTCTGCGTACGAGCTCTCACAGACCTGCAGTTTGTCAAG ATAACTCGTTCTCAGTACCAAAACGGCGTCCTGGCGTCCAGGCTGGACAGCACGCCACAGTCTCCAGAGGGCAGTCACACTCGCCTGGACACATCTGCCTCTTTGCCTCCTGTGACGCCACCAGGGACCCGCTTCCCACTGCCGCTGGCCACACCTCCTGCAAAGCGCCCGCCCTCCAACACTCAGCTGCCGCCACCGAGCAGCCGTGGAGCTCTGCCCCaaaccaccacctcctcctccggCCGCAGACCGAGCCAGTGTCTGCCTCAAGGAACCCCGCCTCCGAGCAACCACACCCCCCTCTCCCAAACCCCTCCGTCCTCCCTGAGCTCAGCGCCGTGCACCTTTAACCTCCACCCGACTCTGCCCTCCTCCAAGCTCCAGCAGTCGCCGCCCTCTGCTGGCTCGGAGAACGGGCCGGGAGAGACCACCACTCTGCTCAGTGAGCAGCAGAACTGTGTGGGCCCCCGCAGGCCCAGCAACAGCCAGGCACACCCCCACCCACAGGTCCACACCATcactcacgcacacactgaAAGCACCATCTAA